From a single Alloactinosynnema sp. L-07 genomic region:
- a CDS encoding ATP-binding protein encodes MRRRILLAILLAVLVTACALGIPLGYTALQVVESLTREDLAARAQQIAATLDDEIANGRRIDLAKVQLAVPPGGRLTVLLPAEGERSLGPTLPEDTVTEEVPIVQQGRVRLAVDAAPMRTRQTQVAALVALVVVATVAIGTGVATVTARRLARPLRHVAARATRLGAGDFRLDRTRYDLHELDLVAESLDASATALAELVQRERDLVSDVSHQLRSRLTALQLRLETLAAAPDEETAAEAGAALEQAERLADVLDELLAAAREARAVAAEPVDLTVQLTAIADEWREPLRSEGRSLRLRLQADLLAKATPARLRETIGVLLDNALRHGGGTVTLSARPGDAATVVVEVTDTGVGVPDELVPHIFDRGVSGAGSTGLGLALARALVDSDGGRLELSTARPATFTVFLPVPRAGDVRGVRWTTQRSPR; translated from the coding sequence ATGCGCCGTCGCATCCTGCTCGCCATCCTGCTCGCGGTGCTGGTCACCGCGTGCGCGCTGGGCATCCCGCTCGGCTACACCGCCCTGCAGGTGGTCGAGTCGCTGACCAGGGAGGACCTGGCCGCGCGGGCCCAGCAGATCGCCGCGACGCTCGACGACGAGATCGCCAACGGCCGCCGGATCGACCTGGCGAAGGTCCAGCTGGCGGTGCCGCCGGGCGGCAGGCTGACGGTGCTGCTGCCCGCCGAAGGCGAGCGATCGCTCGGCCCGACGCTGCCGGAGGACACCGTCACCGAGGAGGTGCCGATCGTCCAGCAGGGCCGAGTGCGGCTGGCGGTCGACGCCGCGCCCATGCGGACCCGGCAGACCCAGGTCGCGGCCCTGGTGGCGCTGGTCGTGGTGGCGACCGTGGCCATCGGGACCGGGGTGGCGACGGTGACCGCGCGCAGGCTCGCCCGGCCGCTGCGCCACGTCGCGGCCCGCGCGACCCGGCTGGGCGCCGGGGATTTCCGACTCGATCGGACCCGCTATGACCTGCACGAACTCGATCTGGTTGCCGAGTCGCTCGACGCGTCGGCCACCGCGCTCGCCGAGCTGGTGCAGCGGGAACGCGACCTTGTCAGCGACGTGTCCCACCAGCTGCGCAGCCGGTTGACCGCCCTGCAGCTGCGCCTGGAAACGCTCGCGGCCGCGCCGGACGAGGAGACGGCCGCCGAGGCCGGGGCGGCCCTGGAGCAGGCCGAGCGGCTGGCCGACGTACTCGACGAACTGCTCGCCGCGGCCCGTGAGGCTCGCGCGGTCGCCGCCGAGCCGGTCGATCTGACCGTCCAACTGACCGCGATCGCCGACGAGTGGCGCGAGCCGCTGCGGTCGGAGGGCCGGTCGTTGCGGCTGCGGCTGCAGGCCGACCTGCTGGCCAAGGCCACGCCCGCCCGGCTGCGGGAGACGATCGGGGTCCTGCTGGACAACGCGCTGCGCCACGGCGGCGGGACGGTCACCCTGTCGGCCCGCCCAGGCGACGCGGCGACGGTGGTTGTGGAGGTCACCGACACCGGGGTGGGCGTGCCCGATGAACTGGTGCCGCACATATTCGACCGAGGCGTCTCCGGCGCGGGCTCCACCGGGCTCGGGTTGGCGCTCGCGCGGGCCCTGGTGGACTCGGATGGTGGTCGGCTGGAGCTGTCCACGGCACGGCCCGCGACCTTCACCGTGTTCTTGCCGGTGCCGAGGGCCGGGGACGTGCGTGGCGTGCGGTGGACCACGCAGCGATCACCGCGCTGA
- a CDS encoding response regulator transcription factor, producing MSLVLLAEDDAAIADPLSRALHREGYEVEVVADGHRALEVASTGHPDLLVLDLGLPGIDGLDVCRRLRAAGRGIPVLMLTARADEVDFVVGLDAGADDYVAKPFRLAELLARIRALLRRQAPGAIDVNGVRMDLAARVVTVDGVEVTLANKEFELLRVLIQRAGKVVTREEILGEVWSGPDLKTSKTSKTLDMHMSWLRRKLGEGGPRTPERRIATVRGVGFRFNAD from the coding sequence GTGAGTCTGGTGCTGCTGGCTGAGGACGACGCCGCCATTGCCGACCCGCTCTCCCGGGCACTGCACCGTGAGGGCTACGAGGTCGAGGTGGTGGCCGACGGCCACCGTGCGCTGGAGGTGGCCTCCACCGGCCATCCCGACCTGCTCGTGCTCGACCTCGGCCTGCCCGGGATCGACGGCCTCGACGTCTGCCGCAGGCTGCGCGCGGCGGGCCGTGGCATCCCGGTGTTGATGCTGACCGCGCGCGCCGACGAGGTCGACTTCGTCGTGGGCCTCGACGCGGGCGCCGACGACTACGTGGCCAAGCCGTTCCGGCTGGCCGAGCTGCTGGCCCGCATCCGCGCGCTGCTGCGCAGGCAGGCACCGGGCGCGATCGACGTCAACGGCGTGCGGATGGACCTGGCCGCGCGCGTGGTCACCGTCGACGGGGTCGAGGTCACCCTGGCGAACAAGGAATTCGAGCTGCTGCGGGTGCTGATCCAGCGCGCGGGCAAGGTCGTCACCCGCGAGGAGATCCTGGGCGAAGTGTGGAGCGGCCCGGACCTCAAGACCAGCAAGACCAGCAAGACCCTGGACATGCACATGTCGTGGCTGCGCCGAAAGCTCGGCGAGGGCGGCCCGCGGACCCCGGAGCGGCGGATCGCGACCGTGCGCGGCGTCGGCTTCCGCTTCAACGCCGACTAG
- the hisN gene encoding histidinol-phosphatase → MSSDLSFALRLADAADAITHSRFRATDLVVERKPDRSPVTDADTAVEDAIRALIAAERPADAVAGEERGGSVVAGRTWLLDPIDGTKNFLRGVPAWATLIALMEDGEPIVGVVSSPALNKRWWAARGEGAWAAESGGEPRRISVSGVRDIGDAYLSTTHLSSWVEYHSREKYLALADACWENRAFGDFWQHCLVAEGVIDIAAEAIVNPWDVAPLRILVEEAGGRFSDLTGDPTIHGGSAMTSNGHLHETALKLLA, encoded by the coding sequence GTGTCAAGCGACCTGAGCTTCGCCCTGCGCCTGGCCGACGCGGCCGACGCGATCACCCACTCCCGGTTCCGCGCCACCGACCTCGTGGTCGAGCGCAAGCCCGACCGGTCCCCGGTGACCGACGCCGACACCGCCGTCGAGGACGCCATCCGCGCGCTGATCGCCGCCGAACGCCCGGCCGACGCGGTGGCGGGCGAGGAGCGCGGCGGCTCGGTCGTGGCGGGTCGCACCTGGCTGCTCGACCCGATCGACGGCACCAAGAACTTCCTGCGCGGCGTGCCCGCGTGGGCGACGCTGATCGCGCTGATGGAGGACGGCGAGCCGATCGTCGGCGTGGTCAGCTCCCCCGCGCTGAACAAGCGCTGGTGGGCCGCCCGCGGCGAAGGCGCCTGGGCAGCGGAGAGCGGCGGCGAACCGCGCCGGATCTCGGTCTCGGGCGTGCGCGACATCGGCGACGCCTATCTCTCGACGACCCACCTGAGCTCCTGGGTGGAATACCACTCGCGCGAGAAGTACCTGGCGCTGGCGGACGCCTGCTGGGAAAATCGCGCGTTCGGCGACTTCTGGCAGCACTGTCTGGTGGCCGAGGGCGTGATCGACATCGCCGCCGAGGCCATCGTCAACCCGTGGGACGTGGCCCCGCTGCGGATCCTGGTGGAGGAGGCGGGCGGCCGGTTCAGCGACCTGACCGGCGACCCCACCATCCACGGCGGCTCGGCGATGACCTCCAACGGCCACCTGCACGAGACCGCGCTGAAGCTGCTTGCCTAA
- a CDS encoding TNT domain-containing protein, whose translation MGIELPPELAATAAAAGVTWPEADEDALRAAAQAWRDAATQLGAVTAEADTAARTTLTAFEGDAATAAASHWSAFVAPDTGHLTATVTGCTAAADRLDHAAEQVGAAKVEIVRHLTALAKNTDAAAGNPTAMLGLDTAVKGTAVNIAAIKDALVSSVVPGSGLDVSAVRDVVHAQPGAVAGFGLSGLIDAVAGVVQGVTDTAAGVAGSGMPAAVDVAGVGSTGRLVPGLVAGVGDLAGGAVAGTGQVAGGVVAGAGQLAGGVAAGAGQAVAGVGGLAGGVVAGHPAGGVVGGVTDLVGGVAAGAGNVVAGTGQLVGEAAAGAGNVVAGTGQLAGGALAGAGHLAGGVGDLAPGATLVGDVLAGTTNLVGDAVPGITNLVGDPGHAGDLLADAPTPPAGIPMAEAPFAGSDAPTPPSGIPVADGAVHAAAAAAVIEAPAQAAPAAPAANPPPAAQAPAGPGPAGPVGGGVPLAGGGAAGGGAAQGGQRQQQAAPTPAPRGEAPAGGARQPGSAQASVSEQRGQDRSEDAIAAMVGFGVGASAFGRSTGDGPAGEVRPGHGPHGESKPGERQACDAKSAAQATDAKSAGQATDARSTAQAGDGKSVGQASPDGHSGDAESGHSEGTSLFLLNMFPIGHLPVAATKPTRQLPAPPAEVDYAAGLRFPPNDHPTPVDLTITACPTDGQAQTPTPAMVGGYDPLGGQHERDWDRRFLVRPDALATEYAWPPGELYPEGGTADGEPEALPVGTLIDRFGTPEGRVFSADGTPFAARSLPPAHLDGGYRRYQVVRPLPVWRSVSAPWFAQRGGGERYRATLSAADLVALGYLVQLIGGDQ comes from the coding sequence ATGGGTATCGAGCTCCCCCCGGAACTGGCCGCCACCGCGGCCGCCGCGGGCGTCACCTGGCCCGAGGCAGACGAGGACGCCCTGCGCGCGGCCGCCCAGGCCTGGCGCGACGCCGCCACCCAACTGGGCGCCGTCACCGCCGAGGCCGACACCGCCGCCCGAACAACCCTGACCGCTTTCGAAGGCGACGCCGCGACGGCCGCCGCGAGCCACTGGTCAGCCTTCGTCGCGCCCGACACCGGCCACCTGACGGCCACCGTCACCGGCTGCACCGCCGCGGCCGACCGCCTCGACCACGCCGCCGAGCAGGTGGGCGCGGCGAAGGTCGAGATCGTCCGCCACCTCACGGCCCTGGCGAAGAACACCGACGCGGCCGCGGGCAACCCGACCGCCATGCTCGGCCTGGACACGGCGGTCAAGGGCACCGCGGTCAACATCGCCGCGATCAAGGACGCGCTGGTCAGCTCGGTAGTGCCGGGCTCGGGCCTGGACGTGTCGGCGGTTCGGGACGTGGTGCACGCCCAGCCCGGCGCGGTCGCGGGATTCGGGTTGAGCGGCTTGATCGACGCGGTGGCCGGGGTGGTGCAGGGGGTCACGGACACGGCGGCTGGAGTCGCTGGTTCGGGGATGCCTGCGGCCGTGGATGTGGCAGGCGTGGGCAGCACGGGGCGGCTTGTGCCGGGGCTGGTCGCCGGCGTTGGGGACCTGGCAGGCGGTGCGGTCGCGGGGACCGGCCAGGTGGCCGGTGGTGTGGTCGCGGGGGCGGGCCAACTTGCCGGCGGTGTGGCTGCTGGGGCGGGGCAAGCGGTTGCCGGGGTTGGGGGCTTGGCAGGCGGTGTGGTCGCAGGACATCCGGCGGGCGGTGTGGTTGGCGGGGTCACTGACCTTGTGGGTGGTGTGGCCGCTGGTGCCGGGAACGTTGTCGCTGGGACGGGACAGCTGGTTGGCGAGGCCGCTGCCGGTGCGGGGAATGTTGTTGCTGGAACGGGGCAACTGGCAGGCGGTGCCCTCGCGGGCGCGGGCCACCTGGCAGGCGGGGTGGGCGACCTGGCCCCAGGGGCCACCCTCGTTGGCGACGTGTTGGCGGGTACGACCAACCTTGTGGGCGATGCGGTCCCGGGTATCACCAACCTCGTTGGTGATCCTGGGCACGCGGGCGACCTGTTGGCGGACGCTCCGACACCGCCCGCAGGCATTCCCATGGCAGAAGCTCCCTTCGCGGGATCGGATGCGCCGACGCCGCCTAGTGGGATTCCGGTGGCGGATGGCGCCGTTCACGCGGCCGCTGCCGCCGCGGTGATCGAGGCTCCTGCGCAGGCCGCTCCCGCCGCGCCCGCTGCCAATCCGCCTCCGGCCGCGCAGGCCCCCGCTGGGCCGGGTCCGGCCGGGCCGGTGGGTGGTGGGGTGCCGCTCGCGGGTGGTGGGGCCGCGGGAGGTGGCGCGGCCCAGGGGGGACAACGTCAGCAGCAGGCCGCACCCACGCCCGCGCCGAGGGGGGAAGCGCCCGCGGGTGGGGCTCGGCAGCCCGGTTCCGCACAGGCCTCGGTGTCGGAGCAGCGTGGTCAGGATCGGTCTGAGGACGCCATCGCCGCGATGGTGGGGTTCGGGGTCGGTGCGTCCGCGTTCGGCAGGTCGACGGGTGACGGGCCAGCGGGCGAGGTACGCCCGGGGCACGGGCCCCACGGCGAGAGCAAGCCAGGCGAGCGGCAAGCATGCGACGCGAAGTCGGCCGCGCAGGCAACGGATGCCAAGTCGGCGGGGCAGGCGACCGATGCCAGGTCTACGGCGCAGGCAGGCGACGGCAAGTCGGTCGGGCAGGCGAGTCCGGATGGCCACTCCGGTGACGCCGAGAGCGGGCACTCCGAGGGCACGAGTCTGTTCCTGCTGAACATGTTCCCTATCGGGCACCTTCCCGTCGCCGCGACCAAACCGACGCGGCAGCTGCCCGCCCCACCCGCTGAGGTCGACTACGCCGCAGGCCTTCGGTTCCCGCCCAATGACCACCCGACCCCCGTCGACCTGACAATCACCGCCTGCCCGACTGACGGCCAAGCTCAAACCCCCACCCCCGCGATGGTCGGCGGCTACGACCCCCTCGGCGGCCAGCACGAGCGCGACTGGGATCGGCGGTTCCTGGTTCGGCCCGACGCGCTCGCCACCGAGTACGCCTGGCCCCCTGGCGAGCTCTATCCCGAAGGCGGCACCGCCGACGGCGAACCCGAGGCGCTGCCCGTGGGCACGCTCATCGATCGGTTCGGCACACCCGAGGGGCGAGTGTTCTCCGCCGACGGAACCCCCTTCGCCGCCCGGTCGCTGCCGCCCGCGCATCTCGACGGGGGGTATCGGCGGTATCAGGTGGTACGGCCGCTGCCCGTGTGGCGGTCGGTGTCGGCGCCGTGGTTCGCGCAGCGGGGTGGTGGTGAGCGGTATCGGGCGACGTTGTCCGCCGCTGACCTGGTGGCGTTGGGGTATCTCGTGCAACTCATCGGAGGAGACCAGTGA
- a CDS encoding WXG100 family type VII secretion target, whose amino-acid sequence MTLRVDAAKLARDAAQFTGFAERVEAIHRDLSDRLGAVGACWGTDEIGRSFAAVHAGAADQTLAAVGGLPARLSDIGERFASNAAAYVDGEQENVDRLGAQG is encoded by the coding sequence ATGACCCTGCGCGTCGACGCCGCCAAGCTCGCCCGCGACGCGGCTCAGTTCACCGGATTCGCCGAGCGGGTCGAGGCCATCCACCGCGACCTGTCCGACCGACTCGGCGCCGTCGGTGCTTGCTGGGGTACCGACGAAATCGGCCGGAGCTTCGCCGCCGTGCACGCAGGCGCAGCTGACCAGACCCTCGCCGCAGTCGGCGGCCTGCCCGCCCGCCTGAGCGACATCGGCGAACGGTTCGCGAGCAACGCGGCGGCGTATGTCGATGGCGAGCAGGAGAACGTCGATCGGCTGGGAGCGCAGGGCTGA